In Drechmeria coniospora strain ARSEF 6962 chromosome 03, whole genome shotgun sequence, the DNA window CCGAGGCTCCCAGCTGGCGTCTAACAGGCCGTCAAGCCAGGAGTCGTACAGCGAGTACTCCAACCCAACGTCCTTTTCCAGCCAGGATGCTCCCAGCGGGAAGGCATCCCCTGCGAAGCAGGACTACGGGCAAGTGACGACTCCCGATAAGAGAGTGATGAAAAAGAAGAGCGGCTTCTTCCAGGGCCACAGCCCATTCCGACGGAAGAGCACGAAGGAAGTTCAGGCGCCGGCCCAGACTAGCCGGGGCACATGGCGGGCTGCCACGGCGCAAAATAACGGCCATGGGGTACGTCAGGTCTCATCTCGCTTCTGCAAGGGACGGTGGAGTGGACGCTAACATTGCGATGGCCATGCAGCAGCGCACGACGAGCCCCGAACCCATCGACGCCAACGCAAGCCTGGCGCTGGGCGTTGGCCAGAATGTGCTCCCAGTCGCCGATACGCACAGAAGGCCCGGTCGAGCGCCGGCTCCGGAAGTGGATGCGAGCGATCCGATCGCCGTTGCCCTCGCGGAACTCAAGGAGGTGAATTTGGGCAAGCAATCTTCGGTCCGAATGTCGGCGGACCATTACCATGGCATCGCGACACCAGCGCCGGGTGCAGAAAGTCGGACGCCTCGATCCGTTCCCGTTCCTGGGAGCCACGACGTCGCGAGAGTCAATCGCggaaccccccctccctcgtACCAACATCCTGCGTCGATGTCGAGGCTTGGGGTACCACCGCCAGCCGTGACGTCGAAGGCGATGAAGcaggcgacgaagaaggTGACGGAGCAGACGCGCGCCGTCTTCGGAAACGGCCATAGGGGGGATGCGGGAAGTCACGGTGCGTCCGCTGGTTCGCGACCGGGCACTCGTGGAAACGACATGCCGAGAACAGCGTCGCCTGCCGCGGCTCGAAGCGCGTCGCCTCAGCCGTCGTACATGAACAACGAGATGCGCGGAGGGTACAGGTCGGACAGATCGGCGTCCCCCAACCCCTACGGCGGTCAGCACGGAAACACGTCCCACGCCAGCATGTCCCAGAAGCGCGCAACGGAACACGGCAACTACGGAGCGCCCTCCCCCAGCGGATCCGGTAGAGGCATGTCCCCTTCGACCCACCGGGATTACAGCCGACCGCAGAGCAGCTACGGCGGAGGTGACATGGCGGTACAGTTGGCGCATGACGACCCGTACGGATCGCAGAGAAGCCGAGGATCTGCTCGATCCGACTCTCGCGCCATGGGTTTGTACGACGGAGGCGCATCTCGGCCACGAAGCAAGAGCGTTGCTGACCCGTCGAGACAATACTCGCGAGATGGTCGGCCGATTATGCACTTTGGTATGTTTGTCCGTGCCTGGATGTGCAAACGACGACATGTACTGACTCCTCGCAGCACGGGCCTTGTACGTGTATCAGGCAGCTATCCCGGAAGAACTGGGCTTCAACAAAGGGGATTACCTCGCTGTGTTCCGTCACCAGGATGATGGCTGGTGGGAGGCTGAGGTCCATGGCGGAAACGGTGGTTCTGGGCTGGTCCCAAGCAACTATCTTCAGCCGTGCTAATGGCTGAACCGTCGACTTCATGACATAGATTCCATCCATCCCGTCGTGGAGGGTAGACATGTCTGCAAGATGAGGACGCGTGACGGAAGCGAGATTGAGTGTTATATCGCGTTGGGAAAGCGGCTCTTTACTTTGTTAGTGGAATATTTTTGATGAATAAATTGCATTCATTGTGCCATCCGAGACCTTTGGGTGCACACCCACCACAGACAATGGGGTAGAGGTTGGGTTTGTGAGGTTTGCAGCATGATGGAGAACAGTCAGCCGATTAGTGGTTTGTCCATTGAGAGCGGTGACGGCATCAATCAGTGCAGGTTTCTGAACGACTTGTATCACCTCTACTTACAATACATACATGTTGCGGAACAGGCAGGGTAATACGACCCGGTATTTTCTGGAATGATACAATTTTGATTTGATGGAGATGCCACAATtagctgtacaagtaccatgATCATGCAATCAATGATTCAGGCAAGTCATCATAACCTACCACAGGGCCTACCCTAGAGTTTAGAAACGGGCGAGTGTGGATACTGGGGATGTGAGGCCAAAACAACGCGGTATTAATATTACCTCAAGGGGCCatgaacaagtactgtacttacatgtacagtaagtacatcaGGGAACCTACCTGCACTCGCACCAGTAAGTTCATTGACTattactagtacctagcaggtATAAGTACTCCTCGCTTGTAGGcgcatacttgtact includes these proteins:
- a CDS encoding cell division control protein, yielding MPAAAAEAPAVALSFANNFWGKDDAGVGPLLGRMHGAKQTCDELKSFYTARASIEDEYARKLLNLCRKSLGSQEMGTLRTSLDTVRGEMESMAKQHQSIAAQMKTELEEPLAAFAGGMKERRKIVQNSVEKLLKTKVQQTQQVNKTRDKYEQECLKIKGYLAQGHMVMGQEERRNKAKLEKTQITLVTANTEYENAVKALEDTTARWNREWKAAADKFQDLEEERLDFTKNSLWTFANVSSTVCVSDDASCEKIRLSLEKMEVEKDIAGFITERGTGQEIPDPPKYINFCRGDVTDSQSEVSEDESYSVAQFPRSINPAFRSSSPQPSMYESHHDPSSTLAKNLAHKDVGPSASREATVTPQKAQPPPRRMTVGEAQHPAQPPASQVQYDANQHGPLAAVPHDPYPMDGMTMLCRTEVPSDRGSQLASNRPSSQESYSEYSNPTSFSSQDAPSGKASPAKQDYGQVTTPDKRVMKKKSGFFQGHSPFRRKSTKEVQAPAQTSRGTWRAATAQNNGHGQRTTSPEPIDANASLALGVGQNVLPVADTHRRPGRAPAPEVDASDPIAVALAELKEVNLGKQSSVRMSADHYHGIATPAPGAESRTPRSVPVPGSHDVARVNRGTPPPSYQHPASMSRLGVPPPAVTSKAMKQATKKVTEQTRAVFGNGHRGDAGSHGASAGSRPGTRGNDMPRTASPAAARSASPQPSYMNNEMRGGYRSDRSASPNPYGGQHGNTSHASMSQKRATEHGNYGAPSPSGSGRGMSPSTHRDYSRPQSSYGGGDMAVQLAHDDPYGSQRSRGSARSDSRAMGLYDGGASRPRSKSVADPSRQYSRDGRPIMHFARALYVYQAAIPEELGFNKGDYLAVFRHQDDGWWEAEVHGGNGGSGLVPSNYLQPC